Sequence from the Nocardia brasiliensis genome:
CGCTACGTAGGCGGTGGCCGGTGAGACGGCGGCGGGTCGCCGCGGTCCGCGGCGGTATCGCCACCGCGGGCGTGGTCGCCGCGCTGGCCGGTGCGCATGCCCTGCGCCGCGCCGGTGCGCGGGTGCTCTGGCCCGCCCGCCGTGACGAATATCGCGATGAGAACTTCGCGCTCATCGACGAGGATCGCGCGGGCAGCGTGTGCACCGAGGACGGTGTGCGCCTGGCCACCCGCGAGTGCGGCCCGGCGGACGCACCGGTGACCGTGATCTTCGTGCACGGCTTCTGCAACACCATGGAGTCGTTCCACTTCCAGCGCCGCGACCTCGAAAAGCGCTGGGGCGCAAGGGCTCGGCTGGTGCTGTTCGATCTGCGCGGGCACGGCCGCTCCGGCACGTCGGCGACCGAGCGCTGCACCGTCTCCCAGCTCGGCCGCGACCTCGCCGCGGTGCTCGCGGCCACCGCACCCGAGGGGCCGGTGGTGCTGGTCGGCCATTCGCTGGGCGGGATGGCGGTGCTCGCGGCCGCGGCGCAGTTCCCGGAGTTGTTCGCCGAACGCGTGATCGGGATCGCCCTGCTGTCCACCGCGGCGGCCGAGGTCACCGCCGCGGGGCTCACCCAGCTGCTGCGCAATCCAGCCATCGACGGCTTCCGGATGGCCGTCGCCACCGCGCCGGCGCTGGTGCAGGCGGGCCGGGCCACGACGCGGCACG
This genomic interval carries:
- a CDS encoding alpha/beta fold hydrolase, whose protein sequence is MRRRRVAAVRGGIATAGVVAALAGAHALRRAGARVLWPARRDEYRDENFALIDEDRAGSVCTEDGVRLATRECGPADAPVTVIFVHGFCNTMESFHFQRRDLEKRWGARARLVLFDLRGHGRSGTSATERCTVSQLGRDLAAVLAATAPEGPVVLVGHSLGGMAVLAAAAQFPELFAERVIGIALLSTAAAEVTAAGLTQLLRNPAIDGFRMAVATAPALVQAGRATTRHVITPILHVSSFHGPVSPTLSRFTTMMIDDTPVDTIVKFLKAIELHDESAALPTLAHLPVLIIGGSHDLVIPFRNSRALARELKGSELIHLRQAAHMAHLQFPDIVNDALDRLLVRAGVLEPSPSEVTSG